Proteins from a genomic interval of Bdellovibrio sp. GT3:
- the pheS gene encoding phenylalanine--tRNA ligase subunit alpha, which translates to MTTSKLDSIKEAALAAFKAAPGSKELYDLKVQYLGKSGSLTEIMKEMASLPKEEKPLFGKKVNEVKAVLEAAYTEAEEALKKSEINAKMSSEELDLTLPSASRAKGSQHPVNMVIEEIFTIMSRLGYSVRTGPVIEKDYYNFEALNIPADHPARDMQDTFFIDKTHVLRTHTSPIQIHTMEEEKLPLRVIGTGPVFRCDSDISHLPNFHQIEALCVDEKVSMADLKGTISFFVREYFGPGLKTRFRPSFFPFTEPSAEVDCSCPICKGKGCSLCKQTGWIEIGGCGLVNPKVFQMAKIEYPKYQGFAFGFGVERMAIIKYGIEDIRLFPENDVRFLRQFVK; encoded by the coding sequence ATGACAACGTCCAAACTCGATTCCATCAAAGAAGCGGCACTGGCGGCCTTCAAAGCGGCTCCTGGTTCCAAGGAACTTTACGATCTCAAGGTTCAATACCTTGGGAAAAGTGGTTCTCTTACAGAAATCATGAAAGAAATGGCTTCCTTGCCGAAAGAGGAAAAACCTCTGTTTGGTAAGAAGGTCAATGAAGTGAAGGCAGTTCTTGAAGCGGCTTACACAGAAGCGGAAGAGGCTCTTAAGAAATCTGAGATCAATGCCAAGATGTCTTCTGAAGAGTTGGATCTGACGTTGCCAAGTGCTTCGCGTGCCAAGGGCTCGCAGCATCCGGTGAACATGGTGATCGAGGAGATCTTCACCATCATGTCGCGTTTGGGATACTCCGTACGCACGGGACCTGTGATCGAAAAAGATTACTACAACTTTGAAGCTTTGAATATTCCAGCTGATCACCCGGCGCGTGACATGCAGGATACATTCTTCATCGATAAAACTCACGTCTTGAGAACTCACACGAGTCCGATTCAAATCCACACGATGGAAGAGGAAAAACTTCCACTGCGCGTGATTGGTACCGGTCCGGTGTTCCGTTGTGATAGCGATATTTCGCATTTGCCGAACTTCCATCAAATTGAAGCTTTGTGTGTGGACGAGAAAGTTTCCATGGCAGACCTTAAAGGCACGATCAGTTTCTTCGTTCGTGAATATTTCGGTCCAGGTTTGAAAACTCGTTTCCGTCCAAGCTTTTTCCCATTCACAGAGCCTTCTGCGGAAGTGGATTGCTCTTGCCCGATTTGTAAAGGCAAAGGCTGCAGTCTTTGTAAGCAAACTGGATGGATCGAGATCGGTGGTTGTGGATTGGTAAATCCAAAAGTCTTCCAAATGGCGAAAATTGAATATCCAAAATATCAAGGTTTCGCATTCGGATTTGGTGTTGAGCGTATGGCCATCATCAAGTACGGCATCGAAGACATCCGTTTGTTCCCTGAAAATGACGTTCGTTTCTTAAGGCAGTTTGTAAAATGA
- a CDS encoding 16S rRNA (guanine(527)-N(7))-methyltransferase RsmG, producing MAHKNKSNYSPYKARQEARAQAMGAKFASAPPAEQKGRHKKPESIFELNEANDRLADIFRNHDFNLVNHSQRQQLAHFYRLLMLNQEKENFTRLLKLKDIAIKHFIDSIIIMKHTKLQFPLLDVGTGPGFPGIPLKIMYPDEQILLGEGVQRRVEFLKHVRTEMKLPKLDILGRNINKHCVYPVNGAITRAVEDIGNTLGNVINCLNIGGRVYFMKGPGVDPEIKMAKENWSEYFKLVEDTAYSLPHTPHDRRMVVYEKIKHMPLPDEDEGEEMLFEELTNEEKRRWAVYK from the coding sequence ATGGCACATAAGAACAAATCGAACTACAGTCCCTATAAAGCCCGTCAAGAAGCCCGTGCGCAAGCAATGGGTGCCAAGTTCGCCAGCGCCCCGCCGGCTGAACAAAAGGGACGCCATAAAAAACCTGAATCCATTTTCGAGTTGAACGAAGCCAACGATCGTCTGGCTGATATTTTTCGTAATCATGATTTCAACCTGGTGAACCACAGCCAGCGTCAGCAATTGGCCCACTTCTATCGCCTGTTGATGTTGAATCAGGAAAAAGAAAACTTCACGCGCCTGTTGAAGCTGAAAGACATCGCCATCAAGCACTTCATCGATTCCATCATCATCATGAAGCACACGAAACTTCAGTTCCCGCTTTTGGACGTCGGTACAGGGCCAGGCTTCCCGGGCATCCCTTTGAAAATCATGTACCCGGACGAACAGATTCTTCTGGGCGAGGGCGTGCAACGTCGCGTGGAATTTTTAAAACACGTGCGCACTGAAATGAAACTTCCGAAGCTGGACATCCTGGGCCGCAATATCAACAAACACTGCGTGTACCCGGTCAATGGCGCCATCACACGCGCGGTGGAGGATATCGGAAATACTCTTGGAAATGTCATCAACTGCCTGAACATCGGCGGCCGTGTGTATTTCATGAAAGGTCCCGGCGTGGATCCGGAAATCAAAATGGCCAAAGAGAACTGGTCCGAGTATTTCAAATTGGTCGAGGACACGGCCTACTCCCTGCCCCACACACCTCATGACCGCCGCATGGTGGTCTATGAGAAAATCAAACACATGCCTTTACCGGATGAAGATGAAGGCGAAGAGATGTTGTTTGAGGAGCTGACAAACGAAGAGAAAAGACGCTGGGCGGTTTACAAATGA